CGCAACATCTGGGCCTACGTGTCCAAGATCTTCCCGTCCGACGTCCGCGACCGGGTGAGCGAGGCGGGCCGCGCGGGATACGGGTCGCTGACCGCGTACGTGCGGGCCACCTTCCTGGTGGCGCTCACCGACGCGGCCGGGGTCGGCACGGGGTTGGCGATCATGGGCATCCCGTTGGCGCTGCCGCTGGCCTCGCTGGTCTTCCTGGGTGCCTTCATCCCGCTGATCGGTGCGTTGGTCTCGGGCCTGCTGGCCGTGGTGGTCGCCCTGTTGGCCAAAGGCTTTGTCTACGCGCTGATTACGCTCGGTTTGCTGATCGCGGTGAACCAGCTGGAGGCCCACGTGCTGCAGCCGCTGGTGATGGGCCGCGCGGTGTCGATCCACCCGCTGGCGGTGGTGCTGGCCATCGCCACCGGCGGCGTGCTCGCCGGGATCGTCGGCGCGCTGTTGGCCGTCCCGACGGTCGCTTTTTTCAACAACGCGTTGCAGGTGCTGCTCGCCCGCGACCCCGCCGCCGAAGCCGAGAAGCAGACCGAGGAGGCCGACGAGGCCGACGAGGCCGGCACGATTCTGCAGGCCGAACCGGACGAACCGACGACCAAGTCGGGCTGAGGCCTACAGCCGTCCCTCGCGGCGGAGCAGGTCCTGGGCGGACAGGCCGCCGCCGGAGCGTCGGCGCTGCCGCGCGTCGCCGTTCTCACCGCGGGAGTTCATCTTTTCCGTGGCCGCGTCGGAGTCGTTTCCCTCCGGGCGCGGGAAGGCCGCGG
This genomic interval from Mycobacterium sp. SMC-2 contains the following:
- a CDS encoding AI-2E family transporter, coding for MPANTDDASVEPLVRKTAAWAWRLLVILAALIALLWVVKKLEVIVVPVLVALLLSALLLPVVDWLDRRGVPRGGAVTLVLLGGFGILGGILAFVINQFVDGLPGLTEQVTRSIESTRHWLINGPPHLRREQIDNAGNAAIEALRNNQAKLESGALSTAATITELVTAAVLVLFTLIFFLYGGRNIWAYVSKIFPSDVRDRVSEAGRAGYGSLTAYVRATFLVALTDAAGVGTGLAIMGIPLALPLASLVFLGAFIPLIGALVSGLLAVVVALLAKGFVYALITLGLLIAVNQLEAHVLQPLVMGRAVSIHPLAVVLAIATGGVLAGIVGALLAVPTVAFFNNALQVLLARDPAAEAEKQTEEADEADEAGTILQAEPDEPTTKSG